The proteins below are encoded in one region of Bos indicus x Bos taurus breed Angus x Brahman F1 hybrid chromosome 2, Bos_hybrid_MaternalHap_v2.0, whole genome shotgun sequence:
- the ALDH4A1 gene encoding delta-1-pyrroline-5-carboxylate dehydrogenase, mitochondrial yields MLLRSAALCRALLARRGRAAGLCRKYISSLQVANEPVLAFTQGSPERDALQKALKELKGRTEAIPCVVGDEEVWTSDVRYQASPFNHGHKVAKFCYADKALLHRAIGAALAARKEWDLKPVADRAQVFLKAADLLSGPRRAEVLAKTMVGQGKTVIQAEIDAAAELIDFFRFNAKFAVELEGEQPLSVPPSTNSMLYRGLEGFVAAISPFNFTAIGGNLAGAPALMGNVVLWKPSDTAMLASYAVYRILREAGLPPNIIQFVPADGPTFGDTVTSSEHLCGINFTGSVPTFKHLWKQVAQNLDRFRTFPRLAGECGGKNFHFVHRSADVDSVVSGTLRSAFEYGGQKCSACSRLYAPRSLWPQIKGRLLEELGGIKVGNPAEDFGTFFSAVIDAKSFGRIRKWLEHARSSPSLTILAGGHCDDSVGYFVEPCIVETKDPQDPIMKEEIFGPVLAVYVYPDEEYKETLRLVDSTTSYGLTGAVFAQDKDVLREATELLRHAAGNFYINDKSTGSVVGQQPFGGARASGTNDKPGGPHYILRWTSPQVIKETHGPLGDWRYPYMQ; encoded by the exons GCTGTGTCGGAAGTACATCTCCTCCCTCCAGGTGGCCAACGAGCCCGTGCTGGCGTTCACGCAGGGCAGTCCTGAGCGAGATGCGCTGCAGAAG GCCCTGAAGGAGCTGAAGGGCCGGACGGAGGCCATCCCATGCGTGGTGGGGGACGAGGAGGTCTGGACCTCGGATGTGCGGTACCAGGCGTCG CCCTTCAACCATGGACACAAGGTGGCCAAGTTTTGCTACGCAGACAAG GCCCTGCTCCACAGAGCCATCGGGGCCGCCTTGGCTGCCAGGAAGGAGTGGGACCTGAAGCCTGTGGCGGACCGGGCGCAGGTCTTCCTGAAGGCAGCCGACCTGCTGAGCGGGCCACGCAGGGCCGAAGTCCTGGCCAAGACCATGGTGGGGCAG GGGAAGACAGTGATCCAGGCGGAGATCGACGCTGCGGCTGAACTCATCGACTTCTTCCGCTTCAATGCCAAGTTCGCCGTGGAGCTGGAAGGCGAGCAGCCCCTCAGCGTGCCGCCCAGCACCAACAGCATGCTGTACCGGGGGCTGGAG GGCTTCGTGGCGGCCATCTCCCCCTTCAACTTCACTGCGATCGGCGGCAACCTGGCAGGGGCTCCGGCCTTGATG GGCAACGTGGTCCTGTGGAAGCCCAGCGACACTGCCATGCTGGCCAGCTATGCTGTCTACCGCATCCTCAGGGAGGCCGGGCTGCCCCCCAACATCATCCAGTTTGTGCCAGCCGATGGGCCCACCTTCGGGGACACTGTCACCAGCTCAGAGCACCTGTGTGGCATCAACTTCACAGGCAGTGTGCC CACCTTCAAACACCTGTGGAAGCAGGTGGCCCAGAACCTGGACCGGTTCCGAACCTTCCCCCGCCTGGCTGGAG AGTGCGGGGGCAAGAACTTCCACTTTGTGCACCGCTCGGCCGACGTGGACAGCGTGGTGAGTGGGACCCTGCGCTCGGCCTTTGAGTACGGCGGCCAGAAGTGCTCAGCGTGCTCCCGCCTCTACGCGCCCCGCTCGCTGTGGCCGCAGATCAAAGGGCGGCTGCTGGAGGAGCTCGGTGGGATCAAAGTGGGCAAT CCTGCAGAGGATTTTGGGACCTTCTTCTCTGCCGTGATTGACGCCAAG TCCTTCGGTCGCATCCGGAAGTGGCTGGAGCACGCCCGCTCCTCGCCCAGCCTCACCATCCTGGCCGGGGGCCACTGTGACGACTCTGTGGGCTACTTTGTGGAGCCGTGCATCGTCGAGACCAAGGACCCCCAGGACCCCATCATGAAGGAG gagatcttcggtCCCGTTCTGGCCGTGTATGTCTACCCGGACGAGGAATACAAGGAGACGCTGCGGCTGGTCGACAGCACCACCAGCTACGGCCTCACGGGGGCAGTGTTCGCCCAGGATAA GGACGTTCTCCGGGAGGCCACAGAGCTGCTGAGGCACGCCGCGGGCAACTTCTACATCAACGACAAGTCCACCGGCTCGGTGGTGGGCCAGCAGCCCTTTGGGGGCGCCCGAGCCTCGG GAACCAATGACAAGCCAGGCGGCCCCCACTATATCCTGCGGTGGACGTCGCCCCAGGTCATCAAGGAGACGCACGGGCCTCTGGGGGACTGGCGCTACCCGTACATGCAGTGA